DNA from Terriglobales bacterium:
GGCAGTGAGCCAGTCCTGCAGGTAACGAGAAAGGCTGGTGCTTTAGTTGGCAACCGGCCTGAGCCGCACTCCCGCGGATGTTCCTGATGAACTCGTCAAATCCCTCCGAGCTCAGTTTTCCGAGCGTGAAACTCACGGTAACGCAAGACAGCCAATCGCCCGGCATAGAGCTCACGCATGCGCCGGATATGCCGTCCAAAATGCCCGGCGGCTAAGAACTCGCACATGGTTGCTTGATCGAGGACCGTGAGTGTGGGCCGTCGCCTCGCGTTGCTCGAGTGGGCCCGGCGGAGCGGCGCCTGGGTCTTCGAGGACGACTACGACAGCGGAACGATTGCCGACTGCCAGATCCGTCCTGGCCCAACCGGCTGAAGGACGCGGATTAACCGGAAGTGATAGGCGCGTTCCGAATCCCTTACTGCACGTACGATTTTAAAATTCCACACGCCGCGCAACGGAATCGAGCCGCAAACCATCACATCTTCAATCCACGCGCCAACTTCTTCTACTACCGTTTTGGGGAGAACATCCACATGGCAGCAAAGAAGGCCAAGAACCACTCGGACCCTGTGCTACCGGATCAGGCCGGTCGTTTAATGGCGGTTGATCCGATGGGCACGAACGCCCCCCAAGAGGAAATCATTCGACGTAAGGCATACGAAATCTACGAGCAGCGCGGAAGAAAAGATGGGAACGAGGTGCAGCACTGGCTGGAGGCGGAAAAAGAACTGCATTGGAGGGGCAGCATCTGATGCCAAATTGGTCGTGCCGGCATACTCGGAAACTACTTTTGGGCGAATACTGATCCACACGACGTCGCCCGCGACGTGCCGCTCACGACCAGAACTTCACAATTCGCGGGATCGGCAAGTTTCGATTCGTGCTGCTATCTGCTGCTGGTTGCAGCAGAGATGACCGGCTTTAGCCGCCGGGGGAAACGCCGGCGAGGACCTAAGGAGTCCATAACCCGCTGCGCTTCCAGCTCCGTGACTCTTACTTCTGACCGCGCTTCACTTCCGACCGCCGTTCTGCACTCTCCGGCATGTACTTCGCAAACCACGCCAGCATCCGCCGTACCACGTCGCGCTGGTGCTCGACTTGGCTGAAGCTGTGCCCTTCGCCGGGATAGACCACCAGCTCCGTCGGCACGTGGAATGTTTTCAGCGCGTGCCAGAACTCGAACGACTGTGGCGCCGGGCACTCGCCGTCGCGCTCGCCCACTACCACCAGCGTCGGGGTCTTGGCTTGTTTGACGAACGTTATCGGCGCGCTCCTCTCGTATACCTTCGGGTCGTCGTAAACCGAGGCGCCAAAGTACGGGATCATCCACTGGTCAATATCATTTTCCCCGTAATAACTCAGCCAATCGGAAAGTCCGGCGGCGGCAACGGCGGCGCGGAATCGCTGTGTCTGGGTCACACCCCACATGGTCATGTAGCCTCCGTAGCTCCAGCCGGTCAAGCCGACGCGCTGGGGATCGACCGGGGCCTCCTTCAGCACTTCGTCCACTCCCGCCATGATGTCGCGAAAGTCGCCATACCCGAAATCCTTCACGTTGCCCCGGGTAAAGGCTTCCCCCTGTCCGTAGCTTCCGCGCGGGTTCGGACAGAGCACAAAGTAACCATGGGCGGCCAGCGGCGCTTCGAACGGCGCTCCCGGCCAGGTCGGCTGGCAGGCGCTTGCGGGCCCTCCGTGCACCACCACAATAAGCGGGTACTGGCGCGAGCTATCGTAGTGCTGCGGATAAAGAAGCCAGCCCTGAACGCGCATTCCATCGTTGAACCAGTGCAAGCTCTTGCCTTCGCCCCACAACGGACGCAGCGCTTCATTCGCATGTGTCACCTGCGTCCAGGAGCCCACCGGTCCCGCCCACACTTCAAACGGGTGCGAAAAGGAGCTGCGGATCACGGCCGTGGCAGTTCCGTCGCGCGTCGCCGATGCCGACGGGCTACCCCCCTCGGCATTGATTGTCTCCGCCGATGTCCACAGCGTCTTTGTGCCGCCGGTGTTCGGATCGATGGTGGCAATCGCAGACTGGCCATCCGCAATCTCGACCGCCAGGATCTGTCCCGATGTGAGCCATGTGATCCATGACGCGGACGCTTTCATGCCGGGCGTCAAGTTGCGCGTTTCACCACCGCCGGCAGGCACGGTGTAAATGTCGCCGCCGATGACGCCGAAATCACTCATCAAGCCGCTGATATAAGCGATGCTGCGGCCATCGGGCGACCACCGCGGCATGCTGATTTGCAGCGGCGGCCGGAGAATGGACTTCATCTCCCCGCCCGCTGCCGGCAACGTGTAAAGCTGTGCGATCCACCAGTTGTTATCGCCGGAGCCGTGGGCCGCGGTGGCTGCGAATTCCTTGCTGTCGGGCGACCAGTCGTACTCGTAGACGTACATGTCCGGGGGTGACACTTGCCGCGGCTCGCCCCCCGCCGCATTCACGATGGTCACGCGCTGCTCATAAATTTTGTCCTCGATTACGCCCACGGCCGGTTCCATTGCCACCAGCGGCCCGGCGGCGCGTGGCGCGTCTGCGATGAAGAGCAGCGCCAGCATGTTGCCGTCTGGGGACCAGCGCGGCGCGCTCAGATCTCCCTTCAGGTGAGTCAACCGCCGTGATGTGCCCGAGCGAATGTCGGCGACATAGAGCTGCAACTGGCCTGCCGCCTCGGCATCGGAAAGGAATGCGAGTTTGGCGCTGTCGGGCGACCACGCGATATCGTCCTCCCGGTGCGGGCCGGCCGACGCTGCACTTATCCGCTTCGGGGCGCTGCGGTCGCCAAGTCGTTCCACGTAGATACCCGTATTCTCCGTCACCGTTCCATCGGCAGTAGCCAGCCTCTCCACCCACGCGACGCTCTTGCCGTCAGGCGAGATTGCGGTCTGCCGAAAACGCCGCACCGCGAATACCTGGTCCATCACGGCATCGCCGGAAGTCTTCTGCGCCCACGCGGCGGCACTGGACAAAAAAAGAAGGAACAGCAGCTTGCATCCCCACCGTCGTTGCATCCGGCAAAGATACCGGATGCACTCGCGGCAAACAACTGAGCTGGCACTCGCGCCCCGGGTTGGCTGCCGAAACCGGTGCTCCACGCGCGTTTTCAGCGGCATGCACCAACCCCAAGGCGCGCCGGTTTCGTCTAAGCAAGTACCCTCTGGAAAGCGCCGGTGCCGGCAATGCAGGTCACCTGCGGTAGTTCCCAAAGTCACTTGCGCCTGTGACTGAGTTGAGGTATCTACCGGGCAGACACCGGGAAGGAAAGGAACTTGATTCCCGAATCGCATCCTCTGCAGCAGTTCTTCCTCGAACTGGTCAGCGAACACTTCCACCATACCCTCGGTTTGCGCGATCCGCAGTTAAGCGAGTACATCGCTAACATGCTCACCGAGTTCACCGAGGTCGACCAGTTGCACCGCGTACGCAATGCTGCCGGGCGGCCGCTCGACGACGTCGGCGAGATGCTGATCGAGGCTGACCCCGTGTTCGGTGACGCGCCGTCCTTCGACCGCGAACGTGCCGTGCGCAAGCACATCGGCGATTACAGCCTGTTTTTCACCGGCATGTTCCCCGAGGCGATTAACCACTGGCGCCTGCGCCGCCAGCGGCTGGAAAATTTCGTCGATTTCATCCGCGCCGGCAAGGAAAGCTACTACATCGTCTCCAAGTTTGAATTCTTCGAGTACGCGAAAGCCGCGCCACTGTTTGCCAAGTTGTCGGCGCGTTTCGAGGAATGCGTCTTCGGACTGAACCAGGTGAAAAACGACCTGGCGGAGCGCCAGCACCCAATCGTCCGCCGCGCTGATGAACTATTGATGTAGATTGAGTTCGCGGCGCGTGCCATCCACTCCGCCTGAACCCGTGACCATGTGCGGATTCCCAGGTAGGCGCCCTCTCCTGGGCAGCTCTCAAACGACCGGAATCCCATCTGCAGCGGACCCCAGCCGTTCGCGCGATCACGCGCCGCGCCGGTAAAAGCTGAGCGCCGCATCTCCCTGCTTGAGTAACCGGGAGCGTAGCAGCGAGCCAAAACGTTCTCCAGGATCAAACTTTTTCTCGTGCTCGGCAATCACAATGGTGTGGTCGCCCAGCAGCCGCGACTGCGACAGGAACCCGAGCGTCTCGTCGTAAGCTTCCTGCATGCTGTAGGGCGGATCGAGAAAAACGTGGCTGGGGGCAATGGCCTGGCTGTCGAGCAGGCGAAGTGCCCGCGGCACCTCGCGCTCGTTAACTTCGAACCCCTCCCTGATGCCGAGGCTGCGCAGGTTTTCGCGGATCACCTCCGCCGCGCGCGGCGATGACTCCACGAAATACACCGCGTCCGCTCCGCGGCTCAGCGCCTCGATGCCGACCGCTCCTGTACCGGCGAACAAGTCCAACCACACGCTTCCGGCCAGCGCCTCGGGACTTCCCGCGGTCAGCACATTGAACAAGGTTTCGCGCAGCCGGTCCGAAGTCGGACGGATGTCCATGCCGGGCAGCGAGCGCAGCCGACGGCTGCGATATTGGCCGGCGATCACGCGCATGCTGCGAGTCTATCCATCTCTCGGTCGGTCGGTCTATTCACGCTCCGGATCCAAGACCTCGCCACCGAACCGGCACTGCGATAGCCCTCGTTCAACTCCCCTCGACCAGATACAATGGATTCGGAGCAGGTGCGGTCCAAATGAGAAGTTGGTCGTTCCCCGCCGGTCGCGTCTTCGGCATCGACATTCGCGTTCATCTCACCTTCGCCTTCCTGCTGATGTACGTGTGGATGACGGAAGGATCCGGGTTGGGCGCCGCCAGCCTTGGCCGCGGATTCGCGCTGGTGGGATTGGTGCTGGCGTCGGTAATCCTGCACGAGATGGGACACATGCTGGCGACCATCCAGCAACACGTGCCGGCCCGCTCGGTGGTGTTGCTGCCGATCGGCGGCGTGAGCCTGCTGCAGGAACCGTCGCGACAAAAGCTGGAGCCCAACCGCGAACTGCGCATCTCGCTCGCGGGTCCCCTCGTCAATTTGCTGCTGGCGTTTTTGGCAGCGGCAATCGTGCTCAGCATCGCCCCCGAGGCCGCGCTCTGGAAACAGCCCTTCGTGTATTCCGGCAATCTGCCGCGCAGTTTCTTTTGGATCAACCTGTTCCTCGGGGTTTTCAACCTGCTGCCGGCGTATCCCGCTGACGGCGGACGCATGGTGCGCGCCATACTGGCCCGCCGCATGGATCATGTGCGCGCCACGCGGCGCGCGGTTTCGATCGGCCAGGGATTCGCCATGGCCTTCATCCTGGCCGGCATCTGGAACACCTGGCTGATGCTGGTCGGGTTCTTCCTCTTTGTCGCGGCGCAGTTGGAAGACCGCTCCGCGGTGTTTCAATCGGTCCTCGAGCAGGTACGCCTGGAAGACGTGATGCTCACCGATTTCTCCACGCTTTCGCCCGCCGACACGCTGGAAGGCGCGCTGCACAAGGCCGTGCACACCTTGCAGGACGATTTTCCCGTTGTCCGCGGCAGCGACATGGTGGGCGTAATTTCGCGGCAGAAGATTCTGGAGGCCATGCGTTCCAGCGGAAATGGCTATGTGCAGTCGGTGATGAACCGGGTCTTTTCGTCCTCCCAGGCCAACGACACCCTCGCTTCCGCATTCCGCAAGCTCACCTCGCAAGGCGTGACCGTTCTTCCCGTGGTTGACAGCGGACGCCTGGTTGGCATCGTGACCCTGCAAAACCTGATGCACAGCATGTCGCTGCTCGCCGAGACCAAGCGCCTCAGGCACGAGCAGGAACAACAACACTAATCCAACTGTATCGCCCTCGCCAGCGTGATCGCCGGGAGCGCGCGCAATTTTTGCAGCACCGCATCGGGCACGCGCGAATCCACGTGCACCACGCTGACCGCCTCCCCGCCCGTGCCGTGGTGGGCCTTGGCCTGCGACGCGGAAGCCCCCGCAGCCCGCGCGGCGTGCTCGGCGCGTCCCAGGGAAAAATTCGCGATATTGATCTTGGCCTCGCCCAGGATGGTGCCGATCTTCCCGATTACTCCCGGCACGTCGCGGCTGCGCAGGTAAACCAGGTTGCGCTCCAGCGGCGCTTCCACGTCGATTCCATCCACCGACAGCAGCCGCGGTGAGACGCCGTGCAGCACCGTGCCCTTCACTTCGTGGTCTCCGCCGTGCGTCTTCAGATGGACCGTGACCACGCTGCCTGCGCTTCCGCTCGATACTTTCGGCTTGGCGTTTTCACGCACGCGGACGCCGCGCTCCTCCGCGACCGCCGACGCGTTTACCAGGTTCGCTTTTTCCGCGAGCACGGAATTCAATACTCCCACCAGCGCCGCGTTGCGCACCAGTTGCGTCTTCCCGCCGGCGATGGGACCGCTGTATTGCAGCCCGATCTCCTCCAGGCCCGCCTCCGCGGCCTGCGCCACGAAGGACCCGAGCCGTTCCGCCAGCGTCATGTACGGCTGCAACTCGGCATACTCGGCGTCCGACACCGACGGTACATTCACCGCGTTCTGCATCACCCCGCGGCGCAGAAACTCCCGCACCTGGATGGCGATCTGCACTCCGACCGCTTCCTGCGCCTCGTGCGTGGAACCTCCGATGTGAGGCGTCAGGATCACGTTCGGCGCGGTGAGCAGCGGCGAGTCCTTCGGCGGCTCTTCCGCAAAGACGTCCACCGCAGCCCCGGCCAGGTGACCGTCGCGCAACGCAGCCGCCACCGCGGCTTCGTCGAGCAGTTCGCCGCGCGCGCAGTTGATCAGCCGCGCGCCTTTCTTCATTTTGCGGATGGTCTCCGCGTTCATCATGCCGGCGCTCTGCGGTGTGAGCGCCAGGTGCAGCGTAACGTAATCGGCGGCAGCCAGGACTTTCTCCAGGGCCGTCACTTCGATCTCCGCCTCGCGCGCGACTTCCGGCGAGACAAATGGGTCATGCGCCAGCAGCTTCATCCCGAAAGCTCGTGCCCGGCGCGCCACTTCCATGCCGATGCGCCCCAGCCCGATAATGCCCAGCGTCTTTCCGCGCAGTTCCGTCCCTTGCAGCGATTTCTTCTCCCATTTGCCGGAGTGCATAAGCGCGTCGGCGCGGCAAAGGTGACGCGCCATGGCCAGCGCCATGGCCAGCGTGTGTTCGGCCACGGCCACCGCGTTAGCGCCCGGGGTGTTCATCACCGCGATGCCGTGACGGGTCGCTGCTTCCAGGTCCACATTGTCCACCCCGACCCCGGCGCGCCCAATGACTCGCAGTTTTTGCGCGTGCTCCAGCAGCGCCGCGTCGGCCTGGACGGCGGAGCGCACGATGAGCGCGTCAGCATCCGCGACCTCGCTCGCCAGCCGGCCGTCCACCTGGTCAGGCGTGATCACCCGCCACTGTTTTTCTTCGCGCAGAATGTCGAGCGCCGAGGAAGAGATTTTTTCCGCTACTACAATTTTCATAAGACTACCGCGTTTCGAAATTCAACCCTGCCGTTAAACAAGTGTCATCCTGAGCGTTGCGAAGGATCTATGCATTTCCTCCGCCCTGCGCTACCGTCGCCGCCGGCTTCGCGGTCCTCTCCGCGTACGCCTTCTGTGCTGCCGCCACCGCCGCGCCGAACTCCACTTTGCGGATCTTCGCCATCACCTGCTCCAGTGCGGCGATGATGCCGATCGTGTCCAGGTAATCGTAGTACCCGAGGTGGGCGATACGGAACAGCGCCGACTTCATCTGCTCGCCCTGACCCGCCGCCACCACCGCGCCGAAATTCTCGCGGAAGGATTTCACGATCACGCCGGAATCCAGCCCTTCCGGCGACGTCACCGCCGTCAGCGCATTCGAAGGCACGCTCGCGTACAGCTTCAGTCCCAAAGCGCGAACTCCGGCGCGCGTCATCTCCGCGCAAAGTTCGGCGTTTGCGATCAATGCCTCCCGCCCCGCCGCCAAGTCGCCTGAGCCTTGCTCGCGAATGTACTCCAACGCTGCTGCTAATGCAGCGACCAGCGCAATGGCCGGAGTGAACGCCGACTCCCCCTTGGCGCCCGCCTTCCTCTCCTTGCGCAAATCAAAGTAATAACGCGATGATTTCGCGCTCTCCATGCGCGACCATGCCCTCTGGCTGACGGCACAATACGCCAGGCCCGGCGGCACCATCACCGCCTTCTGCGAACCGCCGATAATGACGTCGATGCCCCAGCCGTCCACGTCAAAACGCGTCGTGCCCAGCCCGGTGATGGCGTCGACAACGAGCAGCGTGTCGTGCCCCGGCCCGCGCACCAGCCGCGCCACGCCTTCAACGTCGTGTCGCACGCCGGTGGAGCTTTCCGTCGCCTGCATGTACACGGCGCGAACTTCCGGCGTCAGCCGCGCGCGCACCGCATCCAGGCCAAACGTCTGGCCATACGGAACGGTCACCACATCCGCCGCAAGCCCATACGCTTTGGCCAGCTCGGTCCAGCGCTCGCCGAATTTTCCCGCCGTGAGCACCAGCACTTTGTCCCCGGCTGAGGTCAGGTTTGCCACCGACGCTTCCATGGCGCCGCTGCCTGACGACGCCATCAGTACCACGTCATTCTGCGTTCCAACGAACGACTTCAGGTCCGCCAGCACGCGCGTGTAGAGCGCGCGAAAATCCGCGGTCCGATGATGGATATTGGCCGCGGCCATGGCGGTCTGCGCCGCGGGTAGAAGGGGCGTCGGCCCCGGCGTGAAAAGCCGGTTCTTGCGCAACATGGGTGCCATCCTGTGCTGGGCAGCGGCGGATTTCACTCCACCGGAAGTTGGTTTATTCGAGATTGATTTCCTGAACGGCTGCTAGGTTGAAAATTGGCTTTGGCGCGAATCATAAGACCCCGGCGCAGCCCCACGCAACACTATAATGGGTCGCATCTTTGAGGTACTGTTCCGAACCTGTACGGGGAGACCGCATGAGCATCAGCGAGCAGGTCCAGAAGGACATGGTCGAGTCGATGAAGGCGCGCGACGAGCGCCGTCTGTCCACGCTGCGTATGATGAAGAGCGCGCTCAAGAACAAGGAAATCGACAAGCGCGCGCCGCTCGACGACCGCGAAGCCTTGCAGGTTCTGAGCACCCTGATCAAGCAGCGCAAGGACTCGATCGAGCAGTTCACCAAGGGAGGACGCCAGGACCTGGCCGACAAGGAAGCTGCCGAGATCACGCTGATCGAAACCTATATGCCGAAAGCGACCGGTGAAGAAGAGATTGTCGCCACCGTCCGCGCCACCATTGCCGAAATGGGCTCGACCAACATGAAAGATATGGGCGCGGTGATGAAAAACGTGATGGCCAAGTTTGCCGGCGCGCGCGTCGACGGCAAAATCGTGAGCGAGACCGTGAAGAAGGAACTGGCTGGCAAATAATGGCGTCGACGGCGGACATCCCCCGCAGCATACGAGCGAAATACGAGCCCGTCATTGGCCTCGAAGTGCACGTCCAGCTGCTGACCGCCAGCAAAATTTTCTGCTCCTGCGCCAACCGCTTTGGCGATCCGCCCAACACCAACGTCTGCCCGGTCTGCCTGGGCCTCCCGGGCGCGCTCCCAGTGCTGAACAAAAAAGCGGTGGAGTTCGCGACGCTGGCGGCGATGGCGCTGAACTGCCGCATCAACGAGCGCTCGATTTTTGCTCGCAAGAATTACTTTTATCCCGACCTTCCCAAGGGCTACCAGCTTTCGCAATACGACAAGCCCCTCGCCGAGTTCGGCTGGATCGAAGTCCCCGACGGAGCCCGGCCCGATGGAGCCCGGTCGCCCTCGACCGGGACAACAAAAAGAATCGGCATCACCCGCGTCCATCTGGAAGAGGACGCCGGCAAGAGCCTGCATGAGGGCTTTCCCGATTCCTCCGAGCGCACCTACCTCGACCTGAATCGCTGCGGAACGCCGTTGATCGAGATCGTCAGCGAGCCCGACCTGCGTTCGCCCGACGAAGCCTACGAATACCTCACGCGCCTCAAGGAGATCGTGCTCTACACCGGCGTCAGCGATGTGAATATGGAAGAAGGCTCGCTGCGCTGCGATGCCAACATCAGCGTGCGTCCGGCAGGCCAGCAGGAACTCGGCACCAAGACCGAGATCAAGAACGTCAATTCCTTCCGCTTCATCCGCCAGGCGCTGGAGTATGAAATCGAGCGCCAGGTCGGCGTGATTGAGTCCGGCGGGCGCATCATCCAGGAAACGCGCCTCTTCAACTCGCACGAAGGAAAAACTTACGGCATGCGTTCCAAGGAAGAAGCGCACGACTACCGTTATTTCCCCGAACCCGATTTGCTGCCGCTGGTGGTGGACCAATCCTGGCAACAGCAGATTCGCGCCATGCTTCCTGAACTGCCCGAAGTCCGGCGCGCGCGCATGATGCGCGACTACGGCCTGACTGAAGACGATGCCTTTACCCTCACGCGCACCCGGCACATGGCTGACCAGTTTGAAGAAGCGGCACGCGCGGCGAAAAATCCCAAGCGCGTCGCTAATCTCGTGATCAGCGACTTGCTGGGCCGCTTGAAAGCCCAGGGCCTGGAGATTGAGCAGTCGCCGGTCTCGATGAAAGGCGTTGCCATGTCAGCCGACCTGGTCGAGTCCGGCGCCATCTCCGGCAAGATCCTGAAGGACCTCTACGACAAAGCGTTCGAGCGCAAGCAGGATTTTCCGGAAGTTTACGAAAAAGAAAAACCGCAGCAGATCACCGACACCGGCGCCATCGAGCGGATGATCGACGAAGTCCTCGCCGCCAATCCCAAGCAGGTCGAGCAGTACCGCGCCGGCAAGACGACGATGAAAGGATTTTTTGTCGGTCAGGTGATGAAGGCGTCGAAAGGCCAGGCCAATCCTGCGCTGGTGAATGAACTCCTCGACAAAAAGTTGGGCTAACTAGCTAATAGCTCCTAACTCCTGGCGACTAACTCCAGCTCCTAACTGCTTGTCACCGCTCCAGCTCCGCGCTGCTATAGAGTTGGATCAGCATGTCGGGCGTGACGCGATAAAGCGCGAAGTTCTGGCCGTCGTCGGAGATTTCTCGGAACAGCAGTTCGCCCCGCCCGTCGCCGTCGGCATCCACTGCGTCAATCAGCTCCGCTCGCGGATACGCGTCGAGGTGCTTGCTGTCGGTCGCCCACACCTTCAGCTTGCGAAGCTCGTTGTTGTAATCCTGGCGCGCAACGAGCGTAATCCAGTAGGTCAGGCCATCTCTTGATGGAGGCGGTTGCGAATTCGTTCTTGCACCTGCCCGTCGAACCGGCGTCGCCGGCGCTTCTGTGGCTCTCGCCATCAAAACCACTTGCGGCTCGTTGCTGGTGGTGAGATCGAAGGTTCGCATCTGCACATCCTGCAACTCCCCGCAGCACGCGCCGCCGCGTGCGCGCGCCCAATCCTGTAACACTGCACCGGCCAGCTTGCTCATGGATGCCTTCAGCTTCTCCTGGTCCTCGTTTTTCCACGGCACCAGAAAGCTGTGCGGCTCCGGACCGTCGGCGTCGGAAATTGCCGGCAGGATTCGACCCGCGCCCGCTGCAACCGTCTTCGTGGAGGATGAGCTCGGACCTGCCGCCGCGGCCGGCGCCTTGGGAGGCGCCTTGGTTTCCACCGCGCCCGGTAAATTCTCCGCCTGCTCCGCTGTCGGGCGGCCGCGCCGCAGCACCGGATGTTCCGAGTCCTCGTGCTTGGGCGGACTCGATGTGGCCTGCGCTGGCGATGAGGCTGGCGCGGAGACGGCAGAATCACTGGCCTTGGTCGTCGTTCCGCTGGGCGGGGTTGAATCTGGCGGCTGCTTGTCGGCCGCCGGCTTGCGCAGCACCGGAGGCGCATCGCCATCGCTCGACCCTGCCTCCGTCGTGGATTGGGGCTCAGACTCCGGATGGGGCGTGCGCGTGGGTGGCGATTCTTTGTCGCGGCCGGAGCGCCTGCCGCCGCGACGCAATGTCGGGGGCCCTTCGCCCACGGACGCCGACTTTGGCGCCGCATCCCGCGGCTTTCGCGCGGCCGCTAATTGTTCGTTGGTCTGGAAACGCGTATCGGCGAGCCACGCCCCGTTGCTCGCCTGGCGCGCGTCCGTCAACGTCACCACCCCGATCGATTCGCCGCTCTGCTCCACTTCGTACACGTTCCCGGGTTCCAGGGCCATCGGGACCGGGTCCGCCTTGTAGATGGAAGCATCGTAGTAGCGTCCGTCCACCAGGATGGTTACCGGGATGACGCGCGGGATGCCGCCCTTGGCTGGCCATTCCACCAGCGCCAGCGCCCGCGGACCCTTGGCCTTCCGCGGGGTGCGCTGCCCCACGGCGCTGAACGCCAGCCCCAGGCACAACGCCAAAACGAGTGCGCGGTGTAAGATGTCTTTCCGCTGGAGAATGCTCATGCAGCTTAATGATAAAGCCCCTGACTTCACTTTGCTCAACCAGGACGAAAAGAGCACTTCGCTCAAGGATTTTCGCGGGAAAAGCGTTGTCCTCTATTTCTTTCCCAAGGCCAATACGCCCGGTTGAAACGTCGAAGCGTCCGAGTTTCGTGACGAATACGCCAAGTTCAAGAAAGCCGGCGTCGAGATCGTGGCCTCCTCGCCCGATTCCCCGCACGCGCTGAAAAAATTCCAGGAGCAGTTCCAGCTTCCCTTCACTCTGCTCTCTGATTCTGACAAGACCCTTGCCCAGGCTTATGGCGTGCTCAAAGAAAAAAATATGTACGGGAAGAAAGTGATGGGCATCGAGCGCAGCACCTTCGTGATCGGTCCGGACGGCAAGTTGAAGCACGAATTTCGCGGCGTCAAGTCTGCCGGTCATGCCGCGGAAGTGCTCGCGGCCCTGAAATAAGGCTCAACCGGCATCAATAAAATCGGAAGTAAGAAGTCCGAAGTAAGAACGGGACAGTTCTGCGACAACGGCAGTTCTGACTTCTTACTTTTTCGTTCTGACTTCGTCATGCGCGATCCCGGTTTTGACATTACGCGCGCACGCCCGCTGTCGCGCCGCTTCTACGACCGCGACCCGCGCCGGGTTGCGCGCGAATTGCTGGGCAAGCTGCTGGTCCGCAAGCACGGGCGCAAGCTGGTTGGCGGGAGAATCGTTGAGGTCGAAGCCTACCTGGGCAAGAACGATCCCGCCGCGCACAGTGCTGCCGGTCCGACTGCCCGCAACATGGTCCTGTTTGGAGCGCCCGGTTTCGCTTACGTGTATTTCATTTACGGCAATCATTACTGCCTGAACGTCTCCTGCATGGCGGAAGGCAAAGCCGGAGGCGTCCTGTTTCGCGCCCTCGAACCGGTCACGGGATTGGCGAGAATGTTCCCGGCGCGCGGCCTTCCCTTCCCGGAAGGTGACCCGCAAATCACCGAGTTGCGCCTGCTAACGACTGGCCCCGGCCGTCTGGCGCAGGCGCTCGGCATCACGCGCGCGCGGGACAACGGCAAGGACCTCACCACTTTTTCCGATCTCACCATCCTGGATGACGGGTATCGCGCCGGCCGCGTTCTGACCACGCCGCGCATGGGCATCAAGAAGGCTGCCGATGCCAAGCTGAGATACCTGATCGCTGGAAACAAGTTTGTCTCGGGACGCCAGAAATAAAAAGTGGGTACTACACGGCATCCATGTTGTTCTGACTTCTTACTTCTGACTTAGATTCGGTCCGCGCGCTTCTCCCGC
Protein-coding regions in this window:
- a CDS encoding DUF2934 domain-containing protein, which codes for MAAKKAKNHSDPVLPDQAGRLMAVDPMGTNAPQEEIIRRKAYEIYEQRGRKDGNEVQHWLEAEKELHWRGSI
- a CDS encoding S9 family peptidase; the protein is MQRRWGCKLLFLLFLSSAAAWAQKTSGDAVMDQVFAVRRFRQTAISPDGKSVAWVERLATADGTVTENTGIYVERLGDRSAPKRISAASAGPHREDDIAWSPDSAKLAFLSDAEAAGQLQLYVADIRSGTSRRLTHLKGDLSAPRWSPDGNMLALLFIADAPRAAGPLVAMEPAVGVIEDKIYEQRVTIVNAAGGEPRQVSPPDMYVYEYDWSPDSKEFAATAAHGSGDNNWWIAQLYTLPAAGGEMKSILRPPLQISMPRWSPDGRSIAYISGLMSDFGVIGGDIYTVPAGGGETRNLTPGMKASASWITWLTSGQILAVEIADGQSAIATIDPNTGGTKTLWTSAETINAEGGSPSASATRDGTATAVIRSSFSHPFEVWAGPVGSWTQVTHANEALRPLWGEGKSLHWFNDGMRVQGWLLYPQHYDSSRQYPLIVVVHGGPASACQPTWPGAPFEAPLAAHGYFVLCPNPRGSYGQGEAFTRGNVKDFGYGDFRDIMAGVDEVLKEAPVDPQRVGLTGWSYGGYMTMWGVTQTQRFRAAVAAAGLSDWLSYYGENDIDQWMIPYFGASVYDDPKVYERSAPITFVKQAKTPTLVVVGERDGECPAPQSFEFWHALKTFHVPTELVVYPGEGHSFSQVEHQRDVVRRMLAWFAKYMPESAERRSEVKRGQK
- the rsmD gene encoding 16S rRNA (guanine(966)-N(2))-methyltransferase RsmD — protein: MRVIAGQYRSRRLRSLPGMDIRPTSDRLRETLFNVLTAGSPEALAGSVWLDLFAGTGAVGIEALSRGADAVYFVESSPRAAEVIRENLRSLGIREGFEVNEREVPRALRLLDSQAIAPSHVFLDPPYSMQEAYDETLGFLSQSRLLGDHTIVIAEHEKKFDPGERFGSLLRSRLLKQGDAALSFYRRGA
- a CDS encoding site-2 protease family protein is translated as MRSWSFPAGRVFGIDIRVHLTFAFLLMYVWMTEGSGLGAASLGRGFALVGLVLASVILHEMGHMLATIQQHVPARSVVLLPIGGVSLLQEPSRQKLEPNRELRISLAGPLVNLLLAFLAAAIVLSIAPEAALWKQPFVYSGNLPRSFFWINLFLGVFNLLPAYPADGGRMVRAILARRMDHVRATRRAVSIGQGFAMAFILAGIWNTWLMLVGFFLFVAAQLEDRSAVFQSVLEQVRLEDVMLTDFSTLSPADTLEGALHKAVHTLQDDFPVVRGSDMVGVISRQKILEAMRSSGNGYVQSVMNRVFSSSQANDTLASAFRKLTSQGVTVLPVVDSGRLVGIVTLQNLMHSMSLLAETKRLRHEQEQQH
- the serA gene encoding phosphoglycerate dehydrogenase, whose product is MKIVVAEKISSSALDILREEKQWRVITPDQVDGRLASEVADADALIVRSAVQADAALLEHAQKLRVIGRAGVGVDNVDLEAATRHGIAVMNTPGANAVAVAEHTLAMALAMARHLCRADALMHSGKWEKKSLQGTELRGKTLGIIGLGRIGMEVARRARAFGMKLLAHDPFVSPEVAREAEIEVTALEKVLAAADYVTLHLALTPQSAGMMNAETIRKMKKGARLINCARGELLDEAAVAAALRDGHLAGAAVDVFAEEPPKDSPLLTAPNVILTPHIGGSTHEAQEAVGVQIAIQVREFLRRGVMQNAVNVPSVSDAEYAELQPYMTLAERLGSFVAQAAEAGLEEIGLQYSGPIAGGKTQLVRNAALVGVLNSVLAEKANLVNASAVAEERGVRVRENAKPKVSSGSAGSVVTVHLKTHGGDHEVKGTVLHGVSPRLLSVDGIDVEAPLERNLVYLRSRDVPGVIGKIGTILGEAKINIANFSLGRAEHAARAAGASASQAKAHHGTGGEAVSVVHVDSRVPDAVLQKLRALPAITLARAIQLD